A single region of the Roseivivax sp. THAF197b genome encodes:
- the lptE gene encoding LPS assembly lipoprotein LptE: protein MSSSDRRSFLSAFAGLGLAASMLSACGFTPAYGPQGGASAIQGTIAVQAPKNRNGYLLVRRLEERLGRATGPYRLDYQYGLEEQDFGTTSAGFTTRYRLVGTVTYELKDATDRLITRGTVEEFVGYSATGSTVSTPAARADAQERLATILADRIVEEMIFAADLLPAS, encoded by the coding sequence ATGTCGTCATCTGATCGCCGCTCGTTTCTTTCCGCCTTCGCGGGGCTGGGGCTGGCTGCTTCCATGCTTTCGGCCTGCGGCTTCACGCCCGCATACGGGCCCCAGGGCGGGGCGTCCGCGATCCAGGGCACGATCGCGGTCCAGGCGCCCAAGAATCGCAACGGGTATCTCCTCGTTCGCAGGTTAGAAGAGCGGCTTGGCCGGGCGACCGGGCCTTACCGCCTCGACTATCAATACGGCCTCGAGGAGCAGGATTTCGGCACCACGTCGGCGGGGTTCACCACCCGTTACCGGCTCGTGGGCACCGTGACCTACGAGTTGAAGGACGCGACGGACCGCCTCATCACCCGCGGCACGGTCGAGGAATTCGTGGGCTATTCCGCCACCGGCTCCACCGTCTCCACGCCCGCCGCGCGCGCCGACGCGCAGGAGAGGCTGGCCACGATCCTCGCCGACCGGATCGTCGAGGAGATGATCTTCGCCGCCGACCTTCTGCCCGCCTCATGA
- the leuS gene encoding leucine--tRNA ligase codes for MQRYAPAEIEPKWQAAWDEAQTFRAVRSDDKPKYYVLEMFPYPSGRIHIGHVRNYTMGDVIARYKLATGHNVLHPMGFDAFGMPAENAAMASGGHPKDWTYGNIDTMVAQMKPLGFGLDWSRMFATCDPEYYGQQQALFLDFLEKGLVYRKEAVVNWDPVDMTVLANEQVIDGKGWRSGADVERRALTQWFFRISDYSEELLDALDRLDDWPAKVKLMQANWIGKSRGLQFAFSTVDAPDGHDRIEVYTTRPDTLLGASFVGISPDHPLARHLERDNPEIAEFCAECRRMGTSEEDMEKAEKRGFDTGITVRHPFDTSWELPVYIANFILMDYGTGAIFGCPAHDQRDLDFARKYELPVTTVYAPAMGEEGTFILPEEGGPAYVPPKSETVRYIKGFAGAEAQTGEEGVDAAIAFCEENGVGQGVTKFRLRDWGLSRQRYWGCPIPVVHCDTCGVVPEKKENLPIQLPYDEDGTAIDFNVPGNPLDRHPSWRDCACPSCGAPAQRETDTMDTFVDSSWYFARFTAPRAETPTDMTEASYWMNVDQYIGGIEHAILHLLYSRFFARAMNLTGHLPDTAKEPFDALFTQGMVTHAIYRTKNAEGRPVYHYPEDVTLRDGGAFLADGTEAEIIPSAKMSKSKNNVVDPVAIIEQYGADTARWFVLSDSPPERDVEWTASGAEAANKHLARVFRIATDAATSEEPAQEGDEGLLREMHKTIDEVTKGVESFGFNAAIARLYAFTNTLNKAKAGAAAKREAAKTLTQLMSPMTPHLSEEIWQILGGEGLIANAPWPVADETMMVEDTVTLPIQINGKRKAEIAVPKDMDKAEVEKTALAHHAVVKALEGAAPKKVIVVPGRIVNVVI; via the coding sequence ATGCAGCGCTACGCACCCGCCGAGATCGAGCCGAAATGGCAAGCCGCCTGGGACGAGGCCCAGACCTTCCGCGCCGTGCGCTCGGACGACAAGCCGAAGTACTACGTCCTCGAGATGTTCCCCTATCCGTCGGGCCGCATTCATATCGGCCATGTGCGGAACTACACGATGGGCGACGTGATCGCGCGCTACAAGCTGGCCACCGGCCATAACGTGCTGCACCCGATGGGCTTCGACGCCTTCGGCATGCCCGCTGAGAATGCGGCGATGGCGAGCGGAGGGCACCCCAAGGACTGGACCTACGGCAATATCGACACGATGGTCGCGCAGATGAAGCCCCTGGGCTTCGGCCTCGACTGGTCGCGCATGTTCGCCACCTGCGATCCCGAATATTACGGCCAGCAACAGGCTCTGTTTCTCGATTTTCTGGAAAAGGGCCTCGTCTACCGCAAGGAAGCGGTGGTGAACTGGGATCCCGTCGACATGACCGTGCTCGCCAACGAGCAGGTGATCGACGGCAAGGGCTGGCGCTCCGGCGCGGATGTGGAACGCCGCGCGCTCACGCAGTGGTTCTTCCGCATCTCGGATTATTCCGAGGAGCTTCTGGACGCTCTGGATCGCCTCGACGACTGGCCCGCCAAGGTGAAGCTGATGCAGGCCAACTGGATCGGCAAATCGCGCGGGCTTCAGTTCGCCTTCTCTACCGTCGATGCACCCGACGGCCATGACCGGATCGAGGTCTACACGACCCGCCCCGACACGCTTTTGGGCGCCTCCTTCGTCGGCATCTCGCCCGATCATCCGCTGGCCCGCCATCTCGAGCGCGACAATCCTGAGATCGCCGAGTTCTGCGCGGAATGCCGCCGCATGGGCACCTCGGAAGAGGATATGGAGAAGGCCGAGAAGCGCGGCTTCGACACGGGCATCACCGTACGCCATCCCTTTGATACGTCGTGGGAATTGCCGGTCTACATCGCCAATTTCATCCTGATGGATTACGGCACGGGCGCGATCTTCGGCTGCCCCGCCCATGACCAGCGCGACCTCGATTTCGCGCGCAAATACGAGCTGCCGGTCACGACGGTCTACGCCCCTGCCATGGGCGAGGAAGGCACCTTTATCCTGCCCGAAGAGGGCGGTCCGGCCTACGTTCCGCCAAAGTCGGAAACCGTGCGCTACATCAAGGGCTTCGCGGGCGCGGAGGCGCAGACCGGCGAGGAAGGCGTCGATGCGGCGATTGCCTTCTGCGAGGAAAACGGCGTCGGCCAGGGCGTGACCAAGTTCCGTCTGCGCGACTGGGGCCTCTCGCGTCAGCGCTACTGGGGCTGCCCGATTCCCGTGGTGCATTGCGACACCTGCGGCGTGGTGCCCGAGAAGAAGGAAAACCTTCCGATCCAGCTGCCCTACGATGAGGACGGCACCGCGATCGACTTCAACGTGCCGGGCAATCCGCTCGATCGTCATCCGTCCTGGCGCGATTGTGCCTGCCCGTCCTGCGGCGCGCCCGCGCAGCGCGAGACGGACACGATGGATACCTTCGTCGATTCGTCGTGGTATTTTGCCCGCTTCACGGCCCCCCGCGCCGAGACGCCCACGGACATGACCGAGGCGTCCTACTGGATGAACGTGGACCAGTATATTGGCGGGATCGAGCACGCGATCCTGCACCTCTTGTATTCGCGCTTCTTCGCACGCGCTATGAACCTGACGGGCCATTTGCCGGACACGGCGAAGGAGCCCTTCGATGCGCTCTTCACGCAAGGCATGGTGACGCACGCGATCTACCGGACGAAAAACGCCGAGGGCCGCCCGGTCTACCATTACCCGGAGGATGTGACCCTGCGCGATGGCGGCGCGTTCCTTGCGGACGGCACCGAGGCCGAGATCATTCCTTCCGCCAAGATGTCGAAATCGAAGAACAACGTCGTCGACCCTGTGGCGATCATCGAGCAATACGGCGCCGACACCGCACGCTGGTTCGTGCTCTCCGACAGCCCGCCCGAGCGGGACGTGGAATGGACCGCGTCGGGCGCAGAGGCCGCGAACAAGCACCTGGCCCGCGTCTTCCGCATCGCCACTGACGCGGCCACCTCCGAAGAGCCCGCGCAAGAGGGCGATGAGGGCCTGCTCCGCGAGATGCACAAGACCATCGACGAGGTCACGAAGGGCGTCGAAAGCTTCGGCTTCAACGCGGCCATCGCGCGGCTCTATGCCTTCACCAACACGCTCAACAAGGCCAAGGCAGGTGCTGCCGCCAAGCGCGAAGCCGCGAAGACCCTCACGCAGCTCATGTCGCCCATGACGCCGCATCTCTCCGAGGAGATCTGGCAGATCTTGGGCGGCGAGGGCCTCATCGCCAACGCGCCCTGGCCGGTCGCGGATGAGACGATGATGGTCGAGGACACGGTCACGCTGCCCATTCAGATCAACGGCAAGCGCAAGGCGGAGATCGCCGTGCCGAAGGACATGGACAAGGCCGAGGTTGAAAAGACCGCGCTGGCTCATCATGCTGTGGTCAAGGCGCTCGAGGGCGCCGCCCCCAAGAAGGTCATCGTCGTGCCCGGACGGATCGTGAATGTCGTCATCTGA
- a CDS encoding glycosyltransferase: protein MNILCIHQNFPGQYKHLAPELARQGHQVTALTPKVKKPTLWQGVRILPYEIKGKSTKGIFPLLADFETKLLRATACYRAALGLRQQGYRPDVILAHHGWGEPLFLKDVWPDARMGLYCELYHLSDPMFSAFDPEFAPKVPADVPLKLRMKNINNRLHEEIMDAGLSPTRFQADTFPERFQDRMSVIHDGVDTELVRPNADAALPLEGGRVLTRADEVITFINRNLEPFRGYHVFMRALPALLAARPQAQVVLLGGDEVSYGAKAPDGKSWKQIFIDEVRDQISEADWARVHFLGRVPYERYLSLIQVSRVHVYLTYPFVLSWSLLEAMSVGAAIVASDTPPVREALEDGVQGWLTDFFDTEALVEKVARLADAPETRRLLGENARAHVIANYDLRTHCLPRLVSWVEDLAARPARPPMD, encoded by the coding sequence ATGAACATCCTTTGCATCCACCAGAACTTCCCCGGCCAGTACAAGCACCTCGCCCCGGAACTCGCGCGCCAGGGCCATCAGGTCACGGCGCTGACACCAAAGGTGAAAAAGCCCACCCTGTGGCAGGGCGTGCGGATTCTGCCCTACGAGATCAAAGGCAAATCCACCAAGGGCATCTTCCCGTTGCTCGCCGATTTCGAAACCAAGCTCCTGCGCGCGACCGCCTGCTATCGCGCGGCCCTCGGGCTTCGGCAGCAGGGCTACCGGCCGGACGTGATCCTCGCGCATCACGGCTGGGGCGAGCCCTTGTTCCTGAAGGATGTCTGGCCCGATGCCCGGATGGGCCTTTATTGCGAGCTGTACCATCTGTCGGACCCGATGTTTTCCGCCTTCGATCCGGAATTTGCGCCCAAGGTGCCGGCGGACGTGCCGCTGAAGCTGCGGATGAAGAACATCAACAACCGCCTGCATGAAGAGATCATGGATGCGGGCCTGAGCCCCACGCGCTTTCAGGCGGACACGTTTCCGGAGCGATTCCAGGACCGCATGAGCGTCATTCATGACGGCGTCGATACCGAACTCGTGCGTCCCAACGCGGATGCGGCCCTGCCACTCGAGGGTGGGCGCGTTCTGACCCGCGCGGACGAGGTCATCACCTTCATCAATCGCAATCTTGAGCCGTTCCGGGGCTATCACGTCTTCATGCGCGCCCTGCCCGCCCTGCTGGCGGCCCGGCCTCAGGCGCAGGTCGTGCTTCTGGGCGGGGACGAGGTCAGCTACGGCGCGAAGGCACCCGACGGGAAAAGCTGGAAGCAGATCTTCATCGACGAGGTGCGGGACCAGATTTCCGAGGCCGATTGGGCGCGCGTGCATTTCCTGGGCCGCGTGCCCTATGAAAGGTACCTGTCGCTCATTCAGGTCAGCCGCGTGCATGTCTACCTGACCTATCCCTTCGTGCTGAGCTGGTCCCTGCTGGAAGCCATGAGCGTAGGCGCCGCCATCGTCGCCAGCGACACGCCCCCCGTCCGCGAAGCGTTGGAGGATGGCGTGCAGGGCTGGCTGACGGATTTCTTCGACACCGAAGCGCTGGTCGAGAAGGTCGCGCGCCTTGCCGATGCGCCGGAGACCCGGCGGCTTCTGGGCGAGAACGCGCGGGCGCATGTGATCGCGAATTACGATCTCAGGACACACTGCCTGCCGCGACTGGTCAGCTGGGTCGAGGACTTGGCGGCGCGGCCTGCCCGGCCTCCGATGGATTGA
- a CDS encoding DUF3576 domain-containing protein: MPAKRIAKAFGLISLAALVAGCGMFQRDADAPPIETRPAQEILDQEIYGDEGPPSSTIWDFFRGSRDSEDVGAVNRYIWNASLETLSFLPLDSVDPFTGVISTGYGTPPGGGRAYRATVYVSDPALDARSLNVALMTRSGPASAATVLAVEDAILTRARQLRQRDSRF; the protein is encoded by the coding sequence ATGCCAGCCAAAAGGATCGCAAAAGCGTTCGGTCTGATCAGCCTCGCGGCACTCGTTGCGGGCTGCGGCATGTTCCAGCGCGATGCAGATGCACCGCCCATCGAGACGCGCCCCGCGCAGGAGATCCTCGACCAGGAAATCTACGGCGACGAAGGCCCGCCCTCGTCAACCATCTGGGACTTCTTCCGGGGTAGCCGCGATTCCGAAGATGTGGGCGCGGTGAATCGCTACATCTGGAATGCGTCGCTCGAAACGCTGAGCTTCCTGCCGTTGGATAGCGTTGATCCCTTCACGGGGGTCATCTCCACCGGATACGGCACCCCGCCGGGTGGCGGCCGCGCGTACCGGGCAACGGTGTACGTGTCGGACCCCGCGCTCGACGCCCGGTCGCTGAACGTGGCGCTGATGACCCGTTCGGGTCCGGCAAGCGCTGCGACCGTGCTTGCGGTCGAGGATGCGATCCTGACCCGCGCCCGGCAGCTGCGTCAGCGCGATTCTCGCTTCTAA
- a CDS encoding porin, protein MKKLLLASTALVATAGVASAQDIALSGMAEMGIFGGSDTDTQYFTDVDVTFTMSGEADNGLTFGASIDLDESDGSNSTCTIVDAAGLGDNAAGGTDICVSNGASGAFGAATQGGESIFVSFGGATLTMGDTDGALDARVPEMALAGGSLADDETTHVGFDAGEAFEGGLLNDGDGQIARFDYAFGAVTASFSAEQEMNGADDSDDIYAVGLSYATNLSGVDLNAGIGYQAQEDEAEVVSVAVTGGFANGLSLGLTYSSWNLDDNNTSLPGVDDANHVGVGIGYEMNALAVGLNYGIYTVDEDDTLEGYGLAATYDLGGGFELRAGYSYNETDIGGTEDDFDTFSLGARMNF, encoded by the coding sequence ATGAAAAAGCTTCTTCTTGCATCGACCGCGCTCGTTGCAACTGCAGGCGTCGCATCGGCTCAGGATATTGCTCTGTCCGGTATGGCGGAAATGGGCATCTTCGGTGGCAGCGACACCGACACCCAGTATTTCACCGACGTTGACGTCACCTTCACCATGTCCGGCGAAGCAGACAACGGCCTGACCTTCGGCGCGTCGATCGACCTCGACGAGTCCGACGGCTCCAACAGCACCTGCACGATCGTCGACGCAGCTGGCCTCGGCGACAACGCAGCTGGCGGCACCGACATCTGCGTCAGCAACGGCGCATCGGGCGCATTCGGCGCAGCAACCCAGGGCGGCGAGTCGATCTTCGTCTCCTTCGGCGGCGCAACCCTGACCATGGGTGACACCGACGGCGCACTCGACGCACGCGTTCCCGAGATGGCGCTTGCTGGCGGCTCGCTTGCAGACGACGAAACCACCCACGTCGGCTTCGACGCTGGTGAAGCCTTCGAAGGCGGCCTGCTGAACGACGGCGACGGCCAGATCGCACGCTTCGACTACGCGTTCGGCGCAGTCACCGCATCGTTCTCCGCTGAGCAGGAAATGAACGGCGCAGACGACAGCGACGACATCTACGCAGTCGGCCTGAGCTACGCGACCAACCTGTCCGGCGTCGACCTGAACGCAGGCATCGGTTACCAGGCACAGGAAGACGAAGCAGAAGTCGTCTCCGTTGCAGTCACCGGTGGCTTCGCCAACGGCCTGTCGCTGGGCCTGACCTACAGCTCGTGGAACCTCGACGACAACAACACCAGCCTCCCGGGCGTTGACGATGCGAACCACGTTGGTGTCGGCATCGGCTACGAGATGAACGCTCTGGCCGTTGGCCTGAACTACGGCATCTACACCGTGGACGAGGACGACACGCTGGAAGGCTACGGCCTCGCAGCAACCTACGATCTCGGCGGCGGCTTCGAGCTCCGCGCTGGCTACAGCTACAACGAGACCGACATCGGCGGCACCGAAGATGACTTCGACACCTTCTCGCTGGGTGCACGCATGAACTTCTAA
- a CDS encoding sulfotransferase — protein sequence MAIPPPPRRPQGGTLTARYQAALSALNSGRIDAARTAFTALAKERPNQPEIEFQLSRVAHLSGDFAARAAHLERALAAKPDEPALLDAATAAFAAAGNPDAALAAYDRTIAAAPSKIKPRADKALYLQQIGRFDAAEAIFRDLLRRHPREGSLYRMFFAAQKISADDPLLPELRKTLKSPKTPDEARSQGYFALAKALFDQGAGAKAFEALHKGNRLQRKMAPYDDAARRSEQLSIRAAQEGADLAPVGDAVEPYPVFVTGMPRSGTTLAEQIIAAHSRGTAGGELAHALKLVWDGFVKNGQMAPLRKIPDAQIAELARAYRARARRDTGAQAGVFTDKSIQNHLIYGFLARALPGAKFIVIHRDPRDIALSIYRNHFATGTHRYGNDLADIASAIKDFRASVKYWKGRLGEQLVEFRYEDLVRSPEPEARRMIAAAGLDWEEGCLNFHESTAAVKTLSIAQVRQPIHAGRAAAWTKFEAELAPFIEAWGDTPWD from the coding sequence ATGGCCATTCCTCCACCGCCCCGCCGCCCGCAAGGCGGCACGCTGACCGCCCGGTACCAGGCGGCCCTTTCCGCGTTGAACAGCGGTCGGATCGATGCGGCCCGCACGGCCTTCACGGCGCTGGCCAAAGAGCGACCGAACCAGCCGGAAATCGAGTTTCAGCTCTCGCGCGTCGCGCATCTGTCGGGCGATTTCGCCGCCCGCGCCGCGCATCTGGAGCGTGCGCTTGCGGCAAAACCCGACGAGCCTGCACTTCTGGATGCCGCCACCGCCGCCTTTGCCGCGGCGGGCAATCCCGATGCCGCACTCGCCGCGTATGACCGGACGATCGCGGCGGCCCCGTCGAAGATCAAACCGCGCGCGGACAAGGCGCTCTATCTGCAGCAGATCGGACGCTTCGACGCGGCGGAGGCCATCTTCCGCGACCTGTTGCGCCGCCATCCGCGCGAAGGGTCGCTTTACCGGATGTTCTTTGCAGCCCAAAAGATCAGTGCGGATGATCCCCTGCTGCCCGAGCTGCGCAAGACCCTGAAGAGCCCCAAAACGCCGGATGAGGCCCGATCCCAGGGCTATTTCGCGCTGGCCAAGGCGCTGTTCGATCAGGGCGCGGGCGCGAAGGCCTTCGAGGCGCTCCACAAGGGCAACCGCCTGCAACGCAAGATGGCGCCCTATGACGATGCCGCGCGGCGCAGTGAACAACTCTCGATCCGCGCGGCGCAGGAAGGAGCGGACCTCGCGCCCGTCGGGGATGCGGTGGAGCCTTATCCGGTCTTCGTCACCGGGATGCCCCGCTCGGGCACGACGCTCGCCGAACAGATCATCGCCGCGCACAGTCGGGGCACCGCCGGGGGTGAGTTGGCCCATGCGCTGAAGCTCGTCTGGGACGGGTTCGTCAAGAACGGGCAGATGGCGCCGCTGCGGAAGATCCCGGATGCCCAGATCGCCGAATTGGCCCGCGCCTACCGGGCCCGCGCACGGCGCGACACCGGCGCGCAAGCGGGTGTGTTCACCGACAAGTCGATCCAGAACCACCTGATCTACGGGTTCCTGGCCCGTGCCCTGCCCGGCGCGAAGTTCATCGTCATTCACCGCGATCCGCGCGATATCGCGCTCTCTATCTATCGCAATCACTTCGCCACGGGCACCCATCGATACGGCAATGATTTGGCGGATATTGCCAGTGCGATCAAAGACTTCCGAGCGAGCGTCAAGTATTGGAAAGGGCGGCTGGGCGAACAGCTCGTCGAGTTTCGCTACGAAGACCTCGTGCGGTCACCGGAGCCCGAGGCGCGGCGTATGATCGCGGCGGCGGGGCTTGATTGGGAAGAGGGTTGCCTCAATTTCCACGAATCGACAGCGGCGGTGAAAACACTCAGCATCGCGCAGGTGCGTCAGCCGATCCATGCCGGACGCGCCGCCGCCTGGACCAAATTCGAGGCCGAACTGGCCCCCTTCATCGAGGCCTGGGGAGACACACCATGGGACTGA
- a CDS encoding YggS family pyridoxal phosphate-dependent enzyme encodes MGLTDIQDRIAKAAKEAGREAADIHLIAVSKVQPNERVEAVLKEGHRLFGENKVQEAEGKWPGFQETYPDAKVHLIGPLQSNKTRRAMELFSAIHSVDRPKLAKSIARIAQELGSCPDIFLQVNTGEEDQKAGIGPDGIDAFVEECRDLDLPVAGLMCIPPVDETPSLHFALLAKLAERNGLTGLSMGMSGDFEEAIALGATHIRVGSAIFGERVYD; translated from the coding sequence ATGGGACTGACAGACATCCAAGACCGCATCGCGAAGGCGGCCAAGGAAGCGGGCCGGGAGGCCGCCGACATCCACCTCATCGCCGTGTCCAAGGTGCAGCCCAACGAACGGGTCGAGGCCGTTCTGAAGGAGGGTCATCGCCTTTTCGGCGAGAACAAGGTGCAGGAGGCCGAGGGCAAATGGCCCGGCTTCCAGGAGACCTATCCCGACGCGAAGGTGCACCTGATCGGCCCGCTGCAATCCAACAAGACCCGCCGCGCGATGGAGCTGTTTTCGGCCATCCACTCGGTGGATCGGCCCAAGCTTGCCAAGAGTATCGCGCGCATCGCGCAGGAACTGGGCAGCTGCCCGGACATCTTCCTGCAGGTCAATACGGGTGAGGAAGACCAGAAGGCCGGGATCGGCCCGGACGGGATCGACGCCTTCGTCGAGGAATGCCGCGATCTCGACCTGCCCGTCGCGGGGCTGATGTGCATCCCGCCCGTGGACGAGACGCCCAGCCTGCATTTCGCGCTTCTGGCGAAATTGGCGGAGCGGAACGGCCTGACGGGCCTGTCGATGGGCATGTCGGGCGATTTCGAGGAAGCCATCGCACTGGGTGCCACGCATATCCGCGTGGGGTCGGCCATCTTCGGCGAACGCGTCTACGACTGA
- a CDS encoding manganese-dependent inorganic pyrophosphatase produces the protein MTIQVFGHKSPDTDSTGSPIIWAWYLNEIKGEAAKPVLLGEPNTEAAFMLERWGFDKPEIIADVEADAPVVIVDTNNPAELPASINSADIQGIIDHHKLVGGLETKGPIEIRVEPLACTATIMWKMIGKDMAQAPKAVKGAMLTCILSDTLEFRSPTTTQEDKAIAHSLAEDLGLDISEYAAEMFAAKSDVSAFSDAELIRMDSKEYTVDGVKLRVSVLETTAPDQVLSRKDSLMASMKDVCAEDGVDEVTLFVVDILNEEATMLIPNDRVKTIAEKSFDATVSADTVVLPGVMSRKKQIIPNLKA, from the coding sequence ATGACGATCCAGGTTTTCGGCCATAAATCGCCCGACACCGATTCCACCGGCAGCCCGATCATCTGGGCCTGGTACCTGAACGAGATCAAGGGCGAGGCCGCCAAGCCCGTCCTCTTGGGCGAGCCCAACACCGAGGCTGCCTTCATGCTGGAGCGCTGGGGCTTCGACAAGCCCGAGATCATCGCGGATGTCGAGGCCGACGCACCCGTCGTCATCGTCGATACCAACAACCCCGCAGAGCTGCCCGCCTCGATCAATTCGGCGGATATCCAGGGCATCATCGATCACCACAAACTGGTGGGCGGGCTCGAGACCAAGGGCCCCATCGAGATCCGGGTCGAACCGCTGGCCTGCACCGCCACCATCATGTGGAAGATGATCGGCAAGGACATGGCGCAGGCGCCCAAGGCGGTCAAAGGCGCGATGCTGACCTGCATCCTTTCGGACACGCTGGAATTCCGCTCGCCCACGACGACGCAGGAAGACAAGGCCATCGCCCATAGCCTCGCCGAGGATCTGGGCCTCGACATCTCCGAATATGCCGCCGAGATGTTCGCCGCGAAATCCGACGTCTCCGCCTTCTCCGACGCGGAGCTGATCCGGATGGATTCCAAGGAATACACCGTCGACGGCGTGAAGCTGCGCGTCTCCGTGCTGGAGACCACCGCGCCCGATCAGGTTCTGTCGCGCAAGGACAGCCTGATGGCGTCGATGAAGGATGTCTGTGCCGAGGACGGCGTCGACGAGGTGACGCTGTTCGTGGTCGACATCCTGAACGAAGAGGCGACGATGCTGATCCCGAACGACCGGGTGAAGACCATCGCCGAGAAGAGCTTCGATGCGACGGTTTCCGCCGACACGGTGGTCCTGCCGGGTGTGATGAGCCGGAAGAAGCAGATCATTCCGAACCTGAAGGCCTGA
- a CDS encoding TIGR01459 family HAD-type hydrolase: MTQIIQSLSDISARYDALFVDLWGCVHNGVKAYDEAITTLQAFRATGGKVVLLTNAPRPRDSVARQLAKMGVPEDAWDTIATSGDSARAAMFRGAVGRKVWFMGEAHDETFFSPLQIVEDPVDITRVELEEADGIVCCGPFDPHAEPATLRPQLLYAKQKGLKLLCANPDIVVDRGETREYCAGAVAALYTEMGGESLYFGKPHPPIYDLARNRLAELGAAPSDSNILAIGDGPQTDIAGAMGEDIDSLFITGGLAAAETQTRTQPDPDALTAYLGKEGISPTFSIGFLR, translated from the coding sequence ATGACCCAGATCATCCAATCCCTGTCGGATATCTCCGCGCGCTATGACGCGCTGTTCGTCGATCTCTGGGGCTGCGTGCATAACGGCGTCAAAGCCTATGACGAGGCGATCACGACACTGCAGGCCTTCCGCGCCACGGGCGGCAAGGTGGTGCTTCTGACGAACGCGCCGCGCCCCCGCGACAGCGTCGCACGGCAGCTCGCGAAGATGGGCGTGCCGGAAGATGCCTGGGACACCATCGCCACATCGGGCGATTCGGCGCGCGCGGCGATGTTCCGCGGTGCCGTGGGCCGGAAGGTCTGGTTCATGGGCGAGGCGCATGACGAGACCTTCTTCTCCCCGCTGCAGATCGTCGAGGACCCGGTCGACATCACGCGCGTGGAACTGGAAGAGGCCGATGGCATCGTCTGCTGCGGCCCGTTCGATCCCCATGCGGAGCCTGCAACCCTGCGGCCGCAACTGCTCTATGCGAAGCAGAAGGGCCTGAAACTCCTTTGCGCCAATCCCGATATCGTCGTGGACCGGGGCGAGACGCGGGAATATTGCGCAGGCGCGGTCGCGGCGCTTTATACCGAGATGGGGGGCGAGAGCCTCTATTTCGGCAAGCCACACCCGCCGATCTACGATCTGGCCCGCAACCGGCTGGCCGAGTTGGGCGCGGCCCCGTCGGATTCCAATATCCTGGCCATCGGGGATGGCCCGCAGACCGATATCGCAGGCGCCATGGGCGAGGATATCGATTCGCTCTTCATCACGGGCGGGTTGGCGGCGGCCGAAACGCAGACCCGCACGCAGCCCGATCCGGACGCTCTGACGGCCTATCTGGGCAAGGAAGGCATCTCCCCCACATTCTCGATCGGCTTCCTGCGCTAG
- a CDS encoding MaoC family dehydratase: MFDNQPRGTIPIEDIEMGMTRYLQKEITDRDIELFADVSTDRNPVHLDEGYAQDTIFGGRIAHGMLTAGLISAVIGEQLPGHGTVYMSQTLKFLAPVRPGDLVHAEVKVTGIEVGKRRVTLDCHCEVAGKKVLVGEATVMAPTRKLD; this comes from the coding sequence ATGTTCGACAATCAGCCGCGGGGCACGATCCCCATCGAAGATATCGAGATGGGCATGACCCGGTACCTCCAGAAAGAGATCACCGACCGCGACATCGAGTTGTTCGCTGATGTCTCGACCGACCGGAACCCGGTTCACCTCGACGAGGGATATGCCCAGGACACCATCTTCGGCGGGCGGATCGCGCATGGCATGCTGACGGCGGGCCTGATCTCGGCCGTGATCGGCGAACAGCTTCCGGGGCATGGCACGGTCTACATGAGCCAGACGCTGAAGTTCCTCGCTCCGGTGCGGCCCGGCGATCTGGTCCATGCCGAGGTGAAGGTCACCGGCATCGAGGTCGGCAAGCGGCGCGTGACGCTGGATTGCCATTGCGAGGTCGCGGGCAAGAAGGTGCTCGTCGGCGAAGCGACCGTGATGGCGCCCACCCGCAAGCTCGACTGA